A stretch of DNA from Ochotona princeps isolate mOchPri1 chromosome 13, mOchPri1.hap1, whole genome shotgun sequence:
TAATCCAACCCCATTGCTGTAATCTGCCAGCTCAGTGACTCTTAGCAAGATTGCGGAGGGAACCAAGGCAAGACTGAGCCTAAGCACCCTGTGACATGGTTATAAGGTTCAGCTGGAGCCAAGTCCTGTGCAATGATCTCTAAAGGGAAGACCTTTGTTTTCTAAGATGAACTTGATTTCTTTCTAGATCAGAGGAGCCCACACACCACATACTATGGTTAAGACCTTCTCGTTCTTTTCTCCTCTGCTCAGGGTTTTGGTCAATGCCTGGTCTGGCCCACTCTGTTGCATTTGGCCAGTTGGGGCTGAGGGTAGCCTGGGCTGTAGAGAAATGCCTGCCTTCTAGGATGCAGGGATAGAGCAGGGATGAGACATGTGGGTGCCAAGACCCTGGGCATAGTCCAGAGGCACTCGAAAAATCCCATCTCTCGTTCTCATAccttcttctctctgcttcctagtCATGCTTGAGATGAAATTAGCTTCAACTTCGTGTCAGGAGAGCTAGCTTAAAGAGTCAGTACTCTTCTCAATAGCAATCGCAGTCACTGGGATGGTAGTTACCACCTGCCAAATACTTGTGATATATCCTTCACAAAATGATTTTCATTCATCAAATGACTGAATACATAAAACATTGAAAATGCCACTGGATGCAAAGAAAGTGCTTAACTAACACATATGCTGTTATTGTGAATACTGTTTTATGCCCATTTTGCAAATAGGGCATGTTTTAGCAATTCAGTGAATCTAGGTCTAAGGGCAGGTGGCTGGCAGCAAGGAAGAGAGCTGTACCCAAGACAAGGACCTTCCCCTGTCCACGACTTTCCCTGAAGAGCTCTTCCCACTGTCTGCAGTGAGCATGTGCCGGCTTCTGTGTCCAGGTTTGGAATGTTTGGGACATCTGTGTATACATTAAACACAGCCAACTCTGCTAGGGTTGAGGCCAGTTCCACAGGACAGTGGCTCGGAGTGGACAGGAGGGACAAAGAACAGGCTAAGGCAGAGGGGTAGAAAGTTCTAGAAAAGGAGGCACCAGAAGGCAGCAGCAAAGAGGCCTGAGGAGGCCCAGAATATACCTTTGGAAGAGCCTGGAAATGGTCCAGTTGCTTCTCCTTCCACTTTCTTTGCTTCTCCTCCCGTCCATGCAACACCAACCTCCCTCCTTACCCCACCCCAGTCCAACCTCTCACTCGCTGACCGTGAATTTCTTATAATTTCAAGGTAACCACTGAAAAGCCCCAGCCAGGATCTGGCCTCCACAGGCTAGACCCCTCCAGATTCGCAGCCTACATTTCTTGCAGAACTAGCACAGCTTTTCACCAACGGGTAACTTGGTGGCATCATGTTGAACAGGCAAATGGTGCCAATGAACTTCCCAGCCATGGTTACTTCTATAGGGAGAATCCTCTCCCACAAGGGAGGTTGGCAGGGCAGGTGGAGGCCTGTTCATGGGCAACAGCATCCTGGACTTGATCCTGATGGAAGCTGGAGCACTTTGAACAGGAAAGTAACTTGAACACACCTGCGCTTTGGAAAGGTAAAACTTGGAGGCTGCTGGGTAATGAGCTAAgccctatgggcactggtgtgGGTGTGGAACAAGTACCCCTGAAGTGTGGTTGAGTCAATGGATGCAGATGGATTAGAAAAAGGAGAGGCAGCAGTAGATAAACTGGGTGGCCCTGCAGTTGGTCAGGCTCAAGAGAATGAAGGTTAAACCTGGTGAAATGGGACGAAAAAACAACAATGACCTTGCGGGTAAAGCCAGAGGTGGCAGGAAGCATCACACACAACGCTCAGATTTCCACCACAGTTGACGCAAAGCCTGGAGTTGTCTTTGCAGACACCCAGGGGGCCATGGACATGTTGCTCtggacctggggctgggccaggacctgAGGCGTGGATCCAGGTGTCTTCTGAGTGCAAAGTACCCAGAGCCCATGAGGCTCTCTAGGGAGCAAAGGGCAAGTGAGAAGACAGCAAAAACACTGATACCCCAGGTCCCCAGGGGGGATTCATGGAAGCAGACGGTGTGTGGTGACCAGAggcaggaggggggagggggaggccatgcaagggaggggaggggagggggaggttgTGGCAGTGCGAGTCAAGGGGCAGTGATGGCGAAGATGAGGACTTCCCGCTGTGTCGATGCAGGTCTGCCCGTGAGGCTGGTGGACGGAGCCGACCAGTGTCAGGGCCGGGTGGAAGTCCTGTACCAAGGCTACTGGGGCACTGTGTGTGACGACAGCTGGGACAGCCAGGATGCAGATGTCGTGTGTCGACAGCTTGGTTGTGGCCGTTCTGTGTCTGCCCTTGGAGGGGCTCACTTTGGTCAGGGCTCGGGGAACATTCTCTTGGGTGCTGTGGACTGCTCTGGACAGGAGCCCAATTTGTCGAGCTGCCCTCATGATGGGTGGTACAACCACGACTGTGGCCACAGGGAAGATGCCGGAGTCGTGTGTTCAGGTAGTGCTGCTTTGCGCTGTGACCTGTGTATGTCTGGGGGCAGGTGCTGATCGAGTCAACATGGTGGCTCATGCATGTTTgcatgcgtgtatgtgtgtgggcaCAAGCGAGCTTGGCTGCTCTCACTCTGCTGCGAGCCACGCCTCATTCGGGGTTAGAGCACAGGTGACGGCTTTCGCTCACTCGCAGATGCTCAGGCTTGAAGGTTCTAAGGGATCTGCCAGAGGTCCTGAAACTGGGAGGTGCTGGGCTCAGGTTTCAGTCTCAGCTGTTCACATGACCATCCCAGGAGGATTACATAAATATCCTCCTAAGTGGCAGACGGGGCTTAGAGTTCATACATACTTAGGTATATACCAAGATCTAATCAAAGGCGACCAATATGTCTTCTTTATTGGCCTCTAAATGACATGCAAACGGCACTCACATCCTCAGTGACAAAAATACAACTGTCCCTACCTCGACTCTGGCATCTCAGTGCCGTGCCTCTTGCATTCATGTGGTGTTGGCACATGCTCAAATTCCAATAGACCCCTTAGTCCACAATGAATTCTCCAAGGTCACCAAACCTCTGCATTGACCCCAAGGAAGAGTTTCTGGGTAAGGCACCCCCTGGCACGTGCAGTGTTGTGTGGACTAGACACTGTGCATGCTGCTACATGCAGCAGGTTATCTCAATGCTTTCAGATGCCCCCTGTCCCCATTACACACCCCATACAGGCACCTGCCCCTCCACGGGAGCACACCCCACACAGGCACCTGTGAGTGGGTTCATTCTGCCATTCTGGAGTGTCTCTTTAGAATTCTTCAGTGATGGCCACTATGCCATTTGGGCGGTATGTTTGAGCTGTCGAATCAGCCAGACGCCCTTGGAAGTTTGGCCTGGTGCCTGGGATGGGTCTGTTCATGAAGCCAAGGAGGTTGAGCAGGGTGACAGCACAGAGCATGCTCACAGGAGTTTGTTAGCATTGACCAGAGCCTGGCACAACCACAGAGACATGGCGTTGGATTTCAGCAGCAAAAGCCATAGCGATTTAGCCACAGAGGGGACCTTCAGGGTCTCTGTTCTGGCCCTTGCTTGCTTTAGCGCTGAGGGTGTGAGGGTTACCAGTATTTAAAGGAGGGCTGACCTCCAACCCCTGCACTCTGCAGGTTCATTGCCTCCCACAGAGGCTCCCGAGGAGACGACGACAGAAGGTAACGTCTGTCATGAGGAATCCCTGTGGGCTTTACGTGCATGTCCAATCCGGATGAGGAGTGGAGCACTTGGGAGCTGTCGCAGCTCCTCAGGAGGCCCTTCTGATTCAAGCCTCAGCCCTGAGCAGCAGACTCTTCCATGACTCATGTCCCTGAGGTGGCACGGTCTGACCTGAAGAAGATGCCCTCAGGTGGAGCCCGTGTCCTGGAACCAGGGGGTTCTGGAGCTCCTGCTGGGTCCCCCAGGTTTTTACTGCTTCAGAACTCTGGGTGTTCAGCCTGGAGAGGCAGGTGCAACCTGACCCATCCTTGCCATACCCTTTCCCTGAGCCCATTTCAGGCTTCCTGGGCTCACTTTCAACCTAGAGCTGTCAGGAGGGCGTTGGAGCCAGCTGGCATGTCAAAGGTCCTGTACCCCACagcccctctccctcccagctGCGGACGCCCCAAGCGAAAGATTCAGGAGGGAAAGTCAGTACAACCTGAGGTTCTGGAAGCGTGGGCTTTGGGAAGAGAAGTCACTTCCTGTTTGTCATGGGACAAGGTCAAGAACCACCTCCACCACGGTtccctggcctgccctggggTGGACTGGCTGAGAAGCCTGCTGGCTGGTGCACCAGGCATTTCTGGTCCGTGAAAAGATCCACAACCTcaacttcctctttctccttgtgAGTCAGGACTTAGATGTCAGTAGAGCTGAGGATGAATCTGGCTTTATTCTAATACCTCTGTCGCCCTTACCACAGTTCTTACCCTTTCACCTTTACAACAGTTGCAAGAGGAAAACTATTCATTCTTCTGTGGTGGTATCTCCTTGGGACTCTGTTATGTGTTAGAAAGAGCAGCTGGGCCAGACAAGGTCTTCGGCGCATGTGGGTCAACCGGGGATGGAagcaaggggacagggagattTGGCTAATCTGCACGTGCACAATGGTACCATTTGTGCCTCACTGCAGCCTGCACTGTCCTGTTGCCATCCACCACCTGAGAGAGAGCCTTGGCAGCTTAGCAGGCATGGGTGATCAGGCGCGGCTGGTCTTTCCTGAACATGTGTGGAGTTCGTCCTCTTGAGGGGTGGTGTTCTCTGGCTGGGGTCCACGGTCAGCAGCCTTTGTTGGTGCTGACCCCGGGGCTGCCCATGGGTGCACCCAGGTGTCCAGCTTCAGCTCATGGAGCTGGGACTTCTCTGCTCCATGTCCTGTCCCTCCCTCGCTCAAGGTCTAAGGTACATGGGTCGTGGGGGAAGCTGAGAAAGCCCCTTGGACGCATGTCTCAAATCTGGCTGGCCTTCTTATGTGTGTTGAGGTACATCTTTTTGTTCATCTGCCTTTTCATGTTGACTTTCATGTCCCAGTTCAACTTGCCTTGACTTTCATCAACATGTACAGAAGCCTTTTCAGTTGGCCCTGGAAACCACAAAACCCACCAAACTTggcatttatatttttgttttgaaatccgATGTTGGGTTGGTCTCCTTGTGGTTTAATAGTATGATGTCTTTAGAGAAAGCAGGCTGGTGTGCAGGCAAGGGTTTGCTGACAGACTATTTCTCTTGACTTGAGGTTTGACGTGAGAATCACAAGTTCTGAAACAAACATGATTCCAAGAGTTCCTCTGCTCTACCAGGTAGAGGCCTTCCCTGAGGAATGTGGACCCAagccagggagagaggagagctggaatGTCTGGTCTGAAATACTTAGGAGGCATGACCTTGATTCCAGTATCAGGTTAGCATTGGCCAAGTCAAACTGATGCTGCCTGCCCCTCACTAACTTGGCTCCACCTAGTTCTTGGGTTCCAATGGTGTCCCATGAGTCATTGGCTACGGACACTCTTTTGGGGAAGGGGAAATGTTTTGCTTGAGCAAAGAATATTCCATATGAGGAAAGCTAGAGGGACCAGCAACATCTGGCTGAACAGGTGAGTGTGTGTCTtcaatagacagagaggaagcaagaggCAGGACCTGGAGGAATCACTCCACCTAATGCTCCAGAGTCTTTTGTTCTTGGCTCTTATCCTTCAAGGCTAACTCCTGCCTTTCTTCCTGCTATTTACAGACACATGGCCCAGAACATCCTTTTATGAAACTACATTAGGTGAGTGCTCCCCACCTTCCATGGGCTCGTTGCCTAGCTCTGAATGAACACTGGACTTGCTGGCCACAAGACGAGGATGACAGTGGGTGGCTGGGTGCAAGACCGGGTCTGTGAAGGATGAGTCCTTGAGGCTGTTGACTTTGTCCACTGGGATCCTGTGCAGGTGCTCAGGGAGGGTCCTGATCAGGAAGGATGCTGGAGGCCTTGTTGATTACATGTGACCTTGTCCTTGTTTCTGATGCCATGGATTTAGGGTTACAGGAGTGCGGAACAGAGTGTGAGGTGTGCAGTCTGGCCAAGATCCATCTTCCATAGACACCTCCAGATATGGAAGGGACCAGGCAAATGTCCTCAAACTCTTCAGAACAAGAACGCAGTCTAATGCTGTTGTGTCTGCAGAGCTCCATGCTGTGTGCGCAGAGCTGGAAGGCACGGCATTCCTATCACTGGCACTGTGCTTCTAGTCacttcccatactggagtgtcttCAGATAAGAGAGAATATGGTGTCCTGCTCTCTGTCACTAGAATGAAGAGAAATCCTGACAGATCAGGGGCAACAGCAGCTCTGGTGGCCTTGGCCATggcaatcccctgagcatggcatGGGCCTTAGAGCTTTAGCCTCCAGATGGGGCAAGTGAACCATGCTCTGTTCCCTTTAGGTTACCCATCTGGTTTGGCCCTGAGGCTGGTGAATGGAGGACATCGGTGCCAAGGTCGCGTGGAGGTCCTATACCAGGGCTCCTGGGGCACCGTGTGTGATGACAGCTGGGACATTAATGACGGCTCCGTGGtctgcaggcagctgggctgcGGCTGGGTTGTGTCTGCCCCTGGAAGTGCTCGCTTCGGCCAGGGCACAGGACCGATTGTGCTGGACGACGTGTCCTGCTCAGGGCAGGAGTCATTCCTCTGGAGCTGCAAGCACAGTGGCTGGCTCACCCACAACTGCGGACACGGGGAGGACGCAGGCGTCATCTGCTCAGGTGGGCCTCCGAATTCACTTGGAATGTGCTCTGATGTGAACCACTGACCCCGTTCCCACCATTTCATTCAGAGATCAGTAAGAACTGAGACCCATTGTGGGTGGCACTTGATTGAGCAAGCTGGCTACCACTAGTGATCCACTGAGCAGTCATGCTTGAGTCTGAAGGTGATTGAGGTATAGAGTAGTGTGGTTAGGATCTGACCCATGCTGTAACGGTTGTTAGGGTTTCCCTGGAACCcactgtaaggaaaaaaaaacccagagtttACACTGTCATTGTTGAACCTCACCTAACATCCAAGATGGGAGCATCCTTGTTGGGGTCAGGCCCTATGGGTGCCATACTTGTGGCAGTATCTCATCTCCTGGGTGGCTCCCATCATGTGTGCTCCTGCCGCCCTATGTCCATCATGCCCTTAGGATTAGTGGAATCTGGCGGAGGGGAGTAGAAAGGACACAGGGATGGCAGGTAAGAGGAGGTGccctgagagacagacagggccCATGATGGACTCCCATGACCTAGTGTTTCTCTAGGGTCCACATGGAATGTCAGTGGCCCACAAAGAGGCTGGTGTCTTGAGCAGCTTGCTGCTCATCCCCTGGCTGTGTGCAGGTCCCCTGGATGTCCCTGCAAAGACAATGATAACATCACAATGGAGGCCATGTGGGTGGAGGCAGCACTGAAGTGCAAGCTGTGatgggcatgtgcaaggcaaagatgcCTTTGAAATGAAAGGATTGGAGTGGGCACTTGGGGTGTCCGTGTGGTGGGGCATGAGGGCCAGCATTTCTGAATGTGAATGAAGCAGGACTCTTACAGCATGGTTCCCAGGTGGACAGCTGTATGCTAATGTCTCATATTATTGTCTTTGTCACAGATGCTTTGGCCACAAATACACCTGTTCCAAGTAAGTACATCACGTCCTTTTTGCAATGCTCCTACTTAGGCTGTCTCAGAAATTGCAGATAAACACATGACTTTGCAGGTGGCAGAGTCCCAGGGGAAGGAAAGGTGGAGGGATATTTTAAATCTTGTTACAACGAGTCAGTTTTATGCTACCTTCCTCTATGTGACTTGCAACAGTGCCCAATGGTTTTTTCATAGCAGGAATGTTGAATTGTGCTATTTCATGAGATAGTCAACATGGAAGGAATGGACAGCAAAGGCTACAGCCAGAGGAGAGAATATTCTAAATATCCAGGACTTGAGGGCCTAGGAGTGTCCAGCAGAGCCTATGTCACAGGGCCATGGCCAGACTTGTGAGCTCAGGCTGCTAACAGACACCGGGAGGAAGGGGCAGGACCTGGGAAGGAACCACTGTTGAGACATCTGCCTGATCCAGAGTGATCATCTTGGCTCTTTGCCTTCAGCTCTAACTCTAACCTTTCTCCCTGTTGCCTTTACAGCAACGTGGCCTACCACAACCACGACCACCTATACCCCACCAGGTGAGTGTCCCGCCTTTCCAGGACTCACTGTATGAACATGAAGGAACACCAGGCTTGCTGATGACAGGATGGGGCCCCCAGGGGCCCTCATTCACATTGCTGCTCTTTGGGTGGGTGAGAACATGGGCCTCTGAAGACAGGTCCTTGAGGCTGGTGACCTTGTCCAGCGTGAACCTGTGCAGATGCTCAGAGAAGCTCCCCATCACAGGTCCAGGATGGGAAACCTCAGTGATCACACGTGGGCGTTTTCTTGCCTATGAGGCTGTGGATTGAGGGCTTACAGGAATGAGGGCTTACAGGAATAGGGAACAGGTTGTGATTTGCCAAGGCTGACCTGGGACCAGCATTCGTAGACTCTGCCAGACCTGGATAGTACCCTACAGATGTCCCCAAGATCTCTCCCACAGCCAGAGTGCACAGGTGCTGTGATGTGTGTACAGAGCTCTGTCCTGGGTGTGCACACGGCTGGCCCTGCCGATGCAGCTCCTGTCACAGCCTCAAGACCATGTGTGCTTTCACTAGCCGAGCATCCTTACCTGGGAGAACGTGGTGTCCTTGCTCCTGTCGCTGCAATGAACAGAGATCTCGACAAGTATCAAAGGATGACAGGGCATAACAGGTTGGATACCAGTAATGGCCTGAGTGAGCACAATGTGCTTGGGACTTTCACTCCAAGACAGGAATGGTGATGTGTCCTTTGTTTTCCTCCAGTGGACATATCAAGTGTGGAAGTGAGAGTCATGAGTGGATGTGAGTGGGTTCAGGGCCCAGGGGAGGTCCTGCATCAGGGTCCCTGTGTGTGATGTCACTGTGCCAGCTGATTGTTTGCATGGAAGCTGTTTCTAGAAGCCCTTAGACAGACAGATGGTGGCCATGAGGTGGGTGTTGAGTAGCTCAACTGGAGGGCTCTCCACTCACTCTAAGCCCCTAAGGAGTCTCTGGCTGCTTCCCAGTGCCTTCTTGCTCTGGTGGTTGGTTTGTCCTTCTGGCCCTAGGAGGTCCTCAGTGCGCCTGAATGTGCCCTCCACCTGCAGAGCTCTGCACCATGTCTGCCTGTGGGAATGCTGCCCTGCAGGGTGTGCCCCAGGAGTTTACCTGGTCTCTGCCCAGCTATGCCATTGCCTGAGTTAGCTGGGTCATGTGCCTTGTGTGGCCTTTAAGCGACCCATCTCTTCTGGCTTTTCCGACTTTCTCACCTTATTCTGCATCACCTAATCCTGTTTTCTGCTCATCGATAACTCTTGCAAGCTGAGAGAAATGCCAGTGGGCGTTGACCTTTTGGTACTGAAGGTGGACATGACCTTGCTGATTGACCTGGACACCCTCTGATGCTCTGTTGGAGTCACCGTTAGTTCAGGCaggatttctctgtcttttgcccCTTCAAATATGCTCAGATGTTCAGGGCGCTGTCTGCTTAGAGAAGAGGCCGAGGGCATGTCTGGAGGAGGTCAGGGATTCTCCTGTGGGTGGCTCCTCCACTGCCCTTTTCTTCTGTGAGGATGTTGGGTAGGCAGTAGGTGCGATGAGCCAGGTAGCACACTGATCAGTGGGTGGATGGTTAAGGTTTTCTAGGTGAGAAGAGAACATGGTGGacccagagagatggagaggcaatGTGGTCTCCATGGAACTTCAACCTTGCAGTCCTTGTGAGCAGGAGTCTCCAGTgtggaggagaagcaggaagtgactttctgtctccctgtgtgGATGTTgccctgcatgggggacctgacTCCTGGGAAGTGGTTTGGCCATTCACAAATCATAGAGGCTCAACTTGTTGTTGGCAAACAGCCTCCAATGAGACCTGTCTGTGTTCCCTGTAGGGACTGTGGGGGATTTTGCCCTGAGGCTGGTGAATGGAGAGGACCAGTGCCAAGGCCGTGTGGAGATCCTGTACCAAGGTTCCTGGGGCACCGTGTGTGACGACAGCTGGGACATCAATGATGGCACCGTGGtctgcaggcagctgggctgTGGCTTTGCTGTGTCTGCCCCTGGAAACGCCCGCTTCGGCCAGGGCTCAGGGC
This window harbors:
- the LOC131481631 gene encoding deleted in malignant brain tumors 1 protein-like; this encodes MGVSTAILGICLLWGLSASQESTTGDFIGLPVRLVDGADQCQGRVEVLYQGYWGTVCDDSWDSQDADVVCRQLGCGRSVSALGGAHFGQGSGNILLGAVDCSGQEPNLSSCPHDGWYNHDCGHREDAGVVCSGSLPPTEAPEETTTEGFLGSLST
- the LOC131481632 gene encoding deleted in malignant brain tumors 1 protein-like, translated to MGQVNHALFPLGYPSGLALRLVNGGHRCQGRVEVLYQGSWGTVCDDSWDINDGSVVCRQLGCGWVVSAPGSARFGQGTGPIVLDDVSCSGQESFLWSCKHSGWLTHNCGHGEDAGVICSDALATNTPVPTTWPTTTTTTYTPPA